One genomic region from Flagellimonas oceani encodes:
- a CDS encoding secondary thiamine-phosphate synthase enzyme YjbQ, with protein MNFYQTEIQLRSYSRGFHLITDTIIDALPEIQKINTGFLQVFIKHTSASLTINENADPTVRTDFESHINKMVPENAPYYVHNYEGPDDMPAHIKASLMGASVQIPITQGRLNMGIWQGIYLCEHRNRASGRKLVITAFGQ; from the coding sequence ATGAATTTTTATCAGACAGAAATACAATTAAGGTCATATTCCAGAGGGTTTCATTTGATTACCGATACAATTATTGATGCCCTGCCAGAGATCCAAAAGATAAACACTGGGTTTTTACAAGTTTTCATCAAGCATACTTCGGCCAGTTTGACCATTAACGAAAATGCAGATCCAACGGTACGAACCGATTTTGAGAGCCACATCAACAAAATGGTTCCTGAAAACGCACCGTATTACGTCCATAATTATGAAGGTCCAGATGATATGCCGGCACACATCAAGGCTTCGTTGATGGGAGCTTCGGTTCAGATACCGATTACCCAGGGCAGATTGAACATGGGAATTTGGCAGGGAATTTATCTTTGTGAGCACAGGAACCGCGCATCGGGCAGAAAGCTGGTCATTACTGCATTTGGGCAATGA
- the rplT gene encoding 50S ribosomal protein L20: MPRSVNSVASRARRKKVMKQAKGYFGRRKNVWTVAKNAVEKAMLYAYRDRRNKKRTFRSLWITRINAGARMHGMSYSQFMGKVKANGIELNRKVLADLAMNHPDAFKAIVEKVK, from the coding sequence ATGCCAAGATCAGTAAATTCAGTTGCTTCAAGAGCTAGAAGAAAAAAAGTGATGAAGCAGGCCAAAGGTTACTTTGGAAGACGTAAAAACGTTTGGACAGTAGCCAAAAATGCGGTAGAAAAAGCAATGCTTTATGCTTACCGCGATAGAAGAAACAAAAAGCGTACTTTCCGTTCACTTTGGATTACCCGTATTAATGCCGGGGCCAGGATGCACGGAATGTCTTACTCTCAATTTATGGGCAAGGTGAAAGCCAATGGAATCGAATTGAACAGAAAAGTTCTTGCCGATTTGGCCATGAACCACCCGGATGCGTTTAAAGCCATCGTTGAGAAAGTAAAGTAA
- the rpmI gene encoding 50S ribosomal protein L35: protein MPKMKTKSSAKKRFKLTGTGKIKRKHAFKSHILTKKSKKRKLKLTHSTLVHQADEDNIKEQLRLK from the coding sequence ATGCCTAAGATGAAAACAAAATCCAGTGCCAAAAAGCGGTTTAAGCTTACAGGAACTGGTAAAATCAAAAGAAAGCACGCTTTTAAAAGTCACATTTTGACTAAAAAATCCAAAAAGCGCAAGCTGAAGTTGACCCACTCTACCTTGGTTCACCAAGCAGACGAGGACAACATCAAAGAACAATTACGTTTAAAATAA
- the infC gene encoding translation initiation factor IF-3 has protein sequence MNEKIKAREVRLVGDNVEMGVYPISKAREIANEQELDLVEISPNAEPPVCKVMDYKKFLYEQKKRDKAMKAKASKVVVKEIRFGPQTDDHDYEFKKRHAEKFLKDGAKLKAYVFFKGRSIVYKDQGEILLLRLAQELEDLGKVEQMPKLEGKRMTMFIAPKTNKK, from the coding sequence ATCAATGAAAAAATAAAGGCCCGAGAAGTACGTCTTGTCGGGGACAATGTTGAGATGGGTGTTTACCCCATTTCCAAAGCAAGGGAAATAGCCAACGAACAGGAATTGGATTTGGTAGAGATTTCACCAAACGCCGAACCGCCCGTTTGTAAGGTAATGGATTATAAAAAATTCCTTTACGAACAAAAGAAACGCGATAAGGCCATGAAGGCCAAAGCGAGCAAAGTGGTAGTAAAGGAAATCAGGTTTGGGCCACAAACGGATGACCATGATTATGAATTTAAGAAGCGACATGCGGAAAAATTCCTGAAGGATGGTGCCAAACTAAAAGCCTATGTATTCTTTAAAGGACGTTCCATCGTTTATAAAGACCAAGGTGAAATATTACTTTTAAGATTGGCCCAGGAGCTGGAAGACCTTGGTAAGGTTGAACAAATGCCAAAATTGGAAGGAAAGCGAATGACCATGTTCATTGCGCCAAAGACAAACAAAAAATAA
- the thrS gene encoding threonine--tRNA ligase, whose product MIKITLPDGAVKEVEKGTTPFSVAQSISEGFARNVISAKFNDTTVETTTPLTTDGTLTLYTWNDDEGKKAFWHSTSHVVAQALEELYPGIKLTIGPAIENGFYYDVDFGDKTISDKDFPTIEKKALEIARGKHDYNMRSVSKADALAYYKEQGNEYKVELIENLDDGTITFCDHSTFTDLCRGGHIPNTGIIKAIKILSVAGAYWRGDEKNTQLTRVYGISFPKQKELTEYLHLLEEAKKRDHRKLGKELELFTFSQKVGQGLPLWLPNGAALRERLEQFLKKAQKKAGYEMVVTPHIGQKELYVTSGHYAKYGEDSFQPIHTPKEDEEFLLKPMNCPHHCEIYNSQPFSYKDLPKRYAEFGTVYRYEQSGELHGLTRVRGFTQDDAHIFCTTEQLNDEFKNVIDLTLYVLNSLGFDNFTAQVSVRDLENPDKYIGNIDDWEKAEQAIIDAAEEKGLNYVVESGEAAFYGPKLDFMIKDALGRSWQLGTIQVDYNLPKRFDLTYKGSDNELHRPVMIHRAPFGSMERFVALLLEHTGGNFPLWLIPTQAIVLPVSEKHEKYAEKVLNSLENHEIRALIDNRNETVGKKIREAELKKIPFMIIVGEQEEDSATISVRRHGGEDLGGLSVDAFSDLVTTEINSTLKSF is encoded by the coding sequence ATGATAAAGATCACACTGCCCGATGGTGCTGTAAAAGAAGTTGAAAAGGGAACTACTCCTTTTTCCGTTGCCCAAAGTATTAGTGAAGGGTTTGCAAGAAACGTTATTTCCGCAAAGTTCAACGACACAACGGTTGAAACCACAACACCATTGACCACAGATGGCACTCTAACGCTTTATACATGGAACGATGATGAGGGAAAAAAAGCGTTTTGGCACTCCACCTCGCACGTAGTGGCCCAAGCCTTGGAAGAACTTTATCCCGGCATAAAGTTGACCATTGGACCGGCCATTGAGAACGGATTCTATTACGATGTTGATTTTGGCGACAAGACCATCTCTGATAAAGATTTCCCTACAATAGAGAAGAAGGCATTGGAAATTGCCCGCGGAAAGCACGACTATAACATGAGAAGTGTTTCCAAAGCAGATGCCCTTGCCTATTATAAAGAACAAGGCAATGAATACAAGGTCGAACTCATCGAAAATCTTGATGACGGCACCATCACATTCTGCGACCACAGCACATTTACCGATTTGTGCCGTGGCGGTCACATTCCCAATACAGGAATCATAAAGGCGATTAAAATACTAAGCGTTGCCGGTGCATATTGGAGAGGTGACGAAAAAAACACACAGCTAACACGTGTGTATGGAATCTCTTTCCCAAAACAGAAGGAACTTACCGAGTACCTCCATCTTTTGGAAGAAGCCAAAAAGAGGGACCACAGAAAACTGGGCAAGGAGCTCGAGCTTTTTACGTTCTCTCAAAAAGTAGGTCAAGGCCTTCCTTTGTGGCTGCCCAATGGTGCCGCTCTACGCGAACGCCTGGAACAATTTTTAAAGAAGGCGCAGAAAAAAGCAGGGTACGAGATGGTAGTTACCCCTCATATTGGCCAAAAGGAGCTTTACGTTACCTCTGGCCACTACGCCAAATATGGAGAGGACAGCTTTCAACCGATTCACACACCAAAAGAGGATGAAGAGTTTCTGTTGAAACCTATGAACTGTCCACATCACTGTGAAATTTACAACAGTCAACCTTTTAGCTACAAAGATTTACCGAAACGCTATGCCGAATTCGGCACGGTATATCGATATGAACAAAGTGGAGAGTTGCATGGACTCACAAGGGTAAGAGGGTTCACCCAAGATGACGCACACATTTTCTGCACCACGGAACAGTTGAACGACGAGTTCAAAAATGTGATAGACCTTACCTTATATGTATTGAATTCGTTAGGTTTCGACAATTTTACGGCGCAAGTATCCGTAAGGGATCTTGAAAACCCCGACAAATATATTGGCAATATCGATGATTGGGAAAAGGCCGAACAAGCCATTATCGATGCTGCCGAGGAAAAGGGGCTGAACTATGTTGTGGAAAGTGGCGAAGCTGCCTTTTACGGTCCAAAACTGGACTTTATGATCAAGGATGCCCTTGGTAGAAGTTGGCAATTGGGCACCATTCAAGTAGACTATAACTTGCCAAAACGTTTTGACCTTACTTATAAAGGCAGCGATAACGAATTGCACAGACCCGTAATGATCCACCGTGCGCCTTTTGGCAGCATGGAACGATTTGTGGCTTTGTTGCTGGAGCATACAGGCGGAAACTTCCCATTGTGGTTGATTCCGACACAGGCTATTGTACTGCCCGTCAGTGAGAAACATGAAAAATATGCTGAAAAAGTTTTGAATTCGCTGGAAAATCACGAAATTCGCGCGCTCATTGATAACAGGAACGAGACGGTAGGGAAGAAAATCCGGGAGGCAGAACTTAAAAAAATCCCCTTTATGATCATTGTCGGGGAGCAGGAAGAAGATTCTGCAACCATATCTGTAAGGCGTCATGGCGGTGAAGATTTAGGAGGTTTAAGCGTAGATGCTTTTTCAGACTTGGTAACTACTGAAATAAATAGTACCTTAAAGTCGTTCTAA
- the trhA gene encoding PAQR family membrane homeostasis protein TrhA, which translates to MSTQSNPILLEEKLNAYSHALGIMLASIGGMVLFKYDLEATPFMKGSITVYVASLVILFAASTVYHAVENPKLKRRLRVLDHISIYYLIAGTYTPVCLSVLLPSKGWLLFYLVWGIALFGTVLKIFLTGRFEVFSLSLYGVMGWLIVIDLPYLLDHMSSLGLLYLAAGGAFYTIGIVFYAVKKIPYNHLIWHFFVLGGAICHWFLVFHIIW; encoded by the coding sequence TTGAGCACCCAATCCAATCCAATCTTACTCGAGGAAAAATTAAATGCATATTCCCATGCACTGGGCATCATGCTGGCGTCCATAGGAGGAATGGTTTTATTCAAATATGATTTGGAAGCAACACCTTTTATGAAAGGGAGTATCACTGTTTATGTAGCTTCTTTAGTAATATTGTTCGCTGCATCCACCGTTTATCATGCCGTGGAAAATCCAAAGCTTAAAAGAAGACTTAGGGTTCTAGATCATATCAGTATTTATTATTTGATTGCTGGTACCTATACACCCGTATGCCTGTCCGTTTTATTACCCTCCAAAGGTTGGTTGTTGTTTTATTTGGTATGGGGAATTGCGCTGTTCGGAACGGTCCTTAAGATATTTTTGACGGGCAGATTTGAAGTGTTTTCATTATCGCTTTATGGTGTGATGGGCTGGCTCATAGTGATAGATTTACCTTACTTGTTGGATCATATGTCCTCCCTGGGTTTACTATACCTTGCAGCCGGCGGAGCTTTTTACACCATTGGGATAGTATTCTATGCCGTAAAAAAAATACCATACAATCATTTGATATGGCATTTTTTTGTGCTGGGTGGGGCAATATGTCATTGGTTCTTGGTTTTTCATATTATATGGTAA
- a CDS encoding phosphatase PAP2 family protein, with protein MKIVLTRLLPFLLILLLLIPLLLIEKGQIVLFVNQLRTPFWDVFFAKASSLGNALTVVFVVLLVLRFKFKWLAVFLLAFAIQVVVVLLFKKGIYAGELRPYLYFKEAGIIDSVRFIKGVKIRYVNSFPSGHTATIFFLVSFFALLSRNRTASWVLMVLGATVGFSRIYLVQHFFVDVYFGIWFGTLSSAVAYLVVRRYPKKWHSKQIKVDVQRVQRTTQNALKQLFNE; from the coding sequence ATGAAAATTGTTCTCACCAGATTGCTTCCATTTTTACTTATTTTACTCTTACTGATTCCCTTGCTACTTATTGAAAAAGGACAGATTGTTCTTTTTGTAAATCAATTAAGAACTCCTTTTTGGGATGTGTTTTTTGCAAAAGCCAGTTCGCTGGGCAATGCGTTGACTGTTGTATTTGTAGTGCTCTTGGTACTTCGGTTCAAATTTAAATGGTTGGCTGTATTTCTTTTGGCATTTGCAATCCAAGTAGTGGTGGTACTCCTTTTTAAGAAGGGAATATATGCGGGAGAGCTAAGACCATATCTATATTTTAAGGAAGCAGGCATTATTGATTCAGTACGATTTATAAAAGGGGTTAAAATAAGGTATGTCAATTCCTTCCCCTCAGGTCATACCGCCACCATTTTCTTTTTGGTCTCATTTTTCGCATTGCTCTCCCGTAACCGAACGGCAAGTTGGGTATTGATGGTTTTGGGAGCAACGGTCGGTTTTTCGCGTATCTATTTAGTGCAACACTTTTTTGTGGATGTTTACTTCGGAATATGGTTCGGCACGCTTTCCTCTGCGGTCGCTTATCTAGTAGTTCGTCGTTACCCCAAAAAGTGGCATTCCAAACAAATCAAGGTAGATGTGCAACGTGTGCAACGGACAACCCAAAACGCATTAAAACAACTTTTTAATGAATAA
- a CDS encoding ArnT family glycosyltransferase produces the protein MKFWQKYDGWIIFLLGVLICTSFIGLYPIYILDEARNAEAAREMLETGNFIVPFFNGQIRTDKPPLHYYFMIFGYKLFGVNAFGARFFSGVFGALTIFTTYWHLKEHQNRTLALIVAMVLLSALFFVQEFHLAVPDPYLIFFITLSLFSFYSYYRTKQRSWLLVFYGAIALGVLTKGPIALVLPGLIVPIFLIFRNEFNIGTILGLRPFLGILLILLIAGPWYVLVHQHTNGEWTRGFFIDHNLSRFGSEKEGHGGLFILTPLYVILGLLPFSVFIVQGFVAAWKARKENDFILFSFVVSAITIIFFSISSTKLPNYPMPSYSFVGILIGFYIYKMFLLGKKAKSMTVSLIFLLVIGIVLPIGGWIGLTIEKQLTVQRHVSLFLLFAPASAILGFYFYHTDRLKTAFMSIACGWILLAFSLFGIIYPVLTSQSPVSMVMNTVPTDAQFVAFKRFDSAFPINLERTLPVFDNIQELQRHIQAHPETYIITNTREQKDIEALEGVFHLILRQKALFENHETRVYTK, from the coding sequence ATGAAGTTTTGGCAGAAATATGATGGTTGGATTATTTTCCTTTTAGGAGTATTGATCTGTACATCCTTTATTGGTCTGTACCCCATCTATATTTTGGATGAAGCCAGAAACGCCGAAGCTGCACGCGAAATGTTGGAAACAGGAAATTTTATAGTTCCTTTTTTTAACGGCCAGATCAGAACAGATAAACCGCCGCTCCATTATTATTTTATGATTTTTGGCTATAAACTATTCGGGGTAAATGCATTCGGAGCCCGATTTTTTTCTGGAGTTTTTGGAGCCTTAACCATTTTTACGACTTACTGGCATTTAAAAGAGCACCAAAACAGGACGTTGGCCCTAATTGTTGCCATGGTGTTGCTGTCGGCATTATTTTTTGTACAGGAATTTCATCTGGCGGTACCCGACCCTTATCTGATATTTTTTATAACGCTGTCACTGTTTTCGTTTTACAGTTATTATAGGACAAAACAAAGGAGTTGGTTATTGGTATTTTATGGGGCAATCGCCTTGGGGGTTTTGACCAAAGGGCCTATTGCATTAGTATTGCCGGGACTTATCGTCCCTATATTTTTAATTTTCAGAAATGAATTCAATATTGGTACTATCCTTGGGCTTCGACCATTTTTGGGAATATTGTTGATTCTTTTAATAGCGGGACCGTGGTATGTTTTGGTACATCAGCACACCAATGGGGAATGGACCCGCGGTTTTTTCATTGATCACAATTTGTCCAGGTTCGGTTCCGAAAAGGAGGGCCATGGAGGTTTGTTTATCCTAACCCCTTTGTATGTAATTCTAGGGTTGCTTCCGTTCTCCGTGTTTATTGTTCAGGGATTTGTAGCCGCTTGGAAGGCTAGAAAAGAGAACGATTTTATATTGTTTTCTTTTGTTGTCTCTGCAATTACCATCATATTTTTTAGCATTTCCAGTACCAAACTTCCCAACTATCCTATGCCATCCTATTCTTTTGTGGGCATTTTGATAGGTTTTTATATATACAAGATGTTTTTATTGGGAAAAAAGGCAAAATCAATGACGGTCAGCCTCATTTTTTTATTGGTGATCGGTATCGTACTTCCTATTGGTGGATGGATTGGATTGACTATTGAAAAACAATTGACGGTTCAGAGACACGTAAGTCTATTTCTTTTATTTGCCCCGGCATCAGCGATTCTCGGGTTTTATTTTTATCATACGGATAGACTTAAAACTGCTTTTATGAGTATAGCTTGTGGGTGGATTTTACTGGCATTTTCCCTATTTGGGATTATTTACCCTGTCCTTACTTCGCAGAGTCCGGTCTCCATGGTAATGAACACGGTTCCAACAGATGCACAATTTGTAGCATTTAAAAGGTTTGATAGTGCATTCCCCATAAATTTAGAACGGACACTACCTGTTTTTGATAATATACAGGAGCTTCAGCGGCATATTCAAGCCCACCCCGAGACCTACATCATAACAAATACTAGGGAACAAAAAGATATTGAGGCATTAGAAGGTGTATTTCATCTCATCTTAAGGCAAAAAGCTTTGTTTGAAAATCATGAGACTCGGGTTTATACCAAATAG
- a CDS encoding ZIP family metal transporter, whose amino-acid sequence MDFPSAIIYIVPILAVWAGFGFVWFTKPENTDNIKLLLAFSGAFLLSLTFYHLLPSVYSGNNPKIIALYILGGIFLQVFLEFFSKGAEHGHMHIHLQENKFPVLLFASLSIHALVEGVPIHGNDSILYGIIIHKIPIAIILSIFLINSKMKMSTTLLFIGAFSLMTPLGSYLSTSTWVADYGDLLTALAIGVFFHISTIILFESSQGHAFNLRKLMVIVLGIGSAYLV is encoded by the coding sequence ATGGATTTTCCTTCCGCTATCATCTATATCGTCCCCATTTTGGCTGTTTGGGCAGGTTTTGGGTTTGTTTGGTTTACCAAGCCGGAGAACACGGACAATATAAAGCTCTTACTTGCTTTTAGCGGGGCATTTTTATTGTCGCTCACTTTTTATCATTTATTGCCCAGTGTTTATAGTGGGAACAATCCTAAAATTATCGCTCTTTATATTCTGGGAGGAATATTTTTGCAGGTTTTCCTTGAGTTTTTTTCAAAGGGGGCCGAACATGGGCACATGCATATTCATTTACAGGAAAACAAATTCCCTGTATTGTTGTTTGCCAGTCTCTCCATACACGCACTGGTCGAAGGTGTTCCAATACATGGGAACGATTCCATCCTCTACGGTATTATTATTCACAAGATTCCGATAGCCATTATCCTGAGCATCTTTTTGATCAACTCCAAAATGAAGATGTCCACTACCCTTTTGTTCATTGGCGCTTTTTCCTTGATGACACCATTGGGAAGTTATCTTTCCACATCGACCTGGGTGGCGGATTACGGCGATTTGCTCACCGCATTGGCCATTGGGGTATTTTTTCACATATCCACCATTATTTTGTTTGAAAGTTCGCAGGGACACGCCTTTAACCTTCGAAAATTAATGGTAATCGTTCTGGGAATTGGGAGCGCCTATTTGGTATAA
- a CDS encoding THUMP domain-containing class I SAM-dependent RNA methyltransferase produces the protein MEGNFKMMAKTLYGFEPILAKELRNLGAGYVEEGVRNVSFEGDTGFMYKANLCLRTALKVFKPINTFRVFNEKDLYRHIYDMDWPSIFDVDKTFAIDSIANTKVFDNTMFVSLKAKDAIVDKFREVVRDRPNVKTQDPDIRINIHIYNNTCTVSLDSSGNSLHQRGYRILTNIAPINEVLAAGLLLKTGWDGQSNFFDPMCGSGTFLIEAAMIACNIPANINRESYAFMNWKDYDADLYQKIVEASLKKVREFHHKIIGYDKAPSAVRKAQENVDHANLSDYITIERKDFFRVDKPLEGKLHMLFNPPYGERLPIDMEIFYGKIGDTFKQIYPGTDAWLITSNLEALKHIGLKTSKKIKTFNGKLEARLVKYDIYEGSKKAKYSEDN, from the coding sequence ATGGAGGGAAATTTTAAGATGATGGCCAAGACCCTGTACGGATTCGAACCAATTTTGGCAAAAGAGCTTCGTAATTTGGGTGCCGGCTATGTGGAAGAAGGTGTTCGGAATGTGTCCTTTGAGGGCGATACAGGTTTTATGTACAAGGCAAACTTGTGCCTTAGGACAGCTTTAAAAGTTTTTAAACCAATCAATACGTTTCGGGTATTTAATGAAAAAGACCTTTACCGGCATATTTACGATATGGATTGGCCAAGTATTTTTGATGTTGACAAAACTTTTGCCATTGACAGTATTGCCAATACCAAGGTTTTTGATAATACCATGTTTGTTTCCCTAAAGGCCAAAGATGCCATTGTGGACAAGTTTAGGGAGGTAGTGCGGGATCGCCCGAATGTAAAGACGCAAGACCCGGATATCCGGATCAATATCCATATTTATAACAATACCTGCACCGTATCTTTGGACAGTTCGGGAAATTCTCTTCATCAGCGGGGATACCGTATTTTAACGAATATAGCCCCGATCAACGAGGTTTTGGCCGCAGGTTTGTTGCTTAAAACCGGATGGGATGGACAATCCAATTTTTTTGATCCCATGTGCGGAAGCGGAACCTTTCTCATAGAAGCAGCGATGATTGCCTGCAATATTCCGGCGAACATTAATAGGGAGTCCTATGCATTTATGAATTGGAAGGATTACGATGCCGACCTTTACCAGAAAATTGTAGAAGCGAGCTTAAAAAAGGTCCGCGAGTTCCACCATAAGATCATTGGCTACGATAAGGCACCTTCCGCTGTGAGGAAAGCCCAAGAAAATGTGGACCATGCCAACCTATCCGATTACATTACAATTGAGCGCAAAGACTTTTTTAGGGTGGATAAGCCCCTCGAAGGGAAGCTGCATATGTTGTTCAACCCGCCATATGGGGAACGATTGCCTATTGATATGGAAATTTTTTATGGTAAAATCGGGGATACGTTTAAACAGATTTATCCGGGTACCGACGCTTGGCTCATCACATCCAATTTGGAGGCCCTAAAGCATATTGGCCTAAAAACATCAAAAAAAATAAAGACTTTTAATGGTAAGCTCGAGGCCCGATTGGTGAAGTATGATATTTATGAGGGGAGCAAAAAAGCCAAGTATAGCGAGGATAATTAG
- a CDS encoding VOC family protein: protein MKTTPIDYIEFKSTDIKSTKVFYSSIFGWAFTDYGPNYTAFSESGVAGGFELTTAPIVNGALVVLYHDNLEEILEKVIKAGGIITKEIFGFPGGKRFHFTDPSGNELAIWSEK from the coding sequence ATGAAAACCACCCCAATCGATTATATCGAGTTCAAGTCCACCGATATAAAAAGCACCAAAGTATTTTACTCCAGCATATTTGGTTGGGCCTTTACCGATTATGGCCCAAACTATACCGCATTTTCCGAAAGTGGGGTTGCAGGTGGTTTTGAACTGACCACTGCCCCGATCGTGAATGGAGCACTTGTTGTACTATATCACGACAATTTGGAAGAAATTCTCGAAAAAGTAATCAAAGCCGGGGGAATAATCACCAAAGAAATTTTTGGATTTCCAGGAGGAAAGAGGTTTCATTTTACCGACCCATCCGGCAACGAGCTTGCCATTTGGTCAGAAAAGTAA
- a CDS encoding DUF6048 family protein codes for MSKYFISILIGLLPILVKAQTEPIDLTQKDTVVYKDSYGLRVGADISKLVLSFADEDYTGLELVGDYRLTRKLYLAAEIGNETKKQDESLNNTILYDYETSGSYIKAGVDMNTYTNWYGMNNAITIGGRYAVASFSQTLNNYSLYETNQFFNPVFLPGENPNREFSGLSASWLEFVVGTKVELFANIFVGMSARLGFLVTNSEDEQFPNLWIPGFNKVTDGSNFGVNYNYSISYFIPLYKKDKKKKEENDQ; via the coding sequence ATGTCAAAATATTTCATTAGCATTTTAATCGGACTGCTTCCGATTTTGGTAAAGGCACAAACCGAACCCATAGATTTAACGCAAAAAGATACCGTAGTCTACAAAGATTCTTATGGACTTCGCGTAGGGGCGGACATTAGCAAATTGGTGCTATCCTTTGCGGATGAGGATTATACCGGACTGGAATTAGTGGGAGACTATCGATTGACCCGAAAATTGTATCTGGCCGCAGAAATTGGCAACGAGACCAAAAAACAGGACGAAAGCCTAAACAATACCATTTTATACGACTACGAAACATCCGGAAGTTATATAAAAGCCGGTGTGGATATGAATACCTACACCAATTGGTACGGTATGAACAATGCCATTACCATTGGAGGCCGATATGCCGTGGCAAGTTTTAGCCAGACGCTTAACAACTATAGCCTCTATGAGACCAATCAATTTTTTAACCCTGTGTTTTTGCCGGGTGAAAATCCCAATAGGGAATTTAGCGGGCTATCGGCCTCTTGGCTCGAATTTGTGGTGGGTACAAAAGTGGAACTGTTTGCCAATATTTTTGTGGGCATGAGCGCTCGGCTTGGCTTTCTCGTGACCAATTCGGAAGATGAACAATTTCCAAACCTATGGATTCCAGGTTTCAACAAGGTAACGGACGGAAGCAATTTTGGAGTGAACTACAACTACTCCATCAGCTATTTTATCCCTCTTTACAAAAAGGACAAAAAGAAAAAGGAAGAAAACGATCAGTAG
- a CDS encoding DUF6452 family protein, with amino-acid sequence MKKIIPILLIASVLFYVSSCEKDDICVDGDTPLMIIGFYDIEDTTAFKAVQSIRIRSIDIDSILSNQSFNDRSNIPDSLQVPLRSTATTTMYQIISESADDEETELETGNIDTLTISYELGEAFISRACGFVTNYNNISVAVTAGAENWIQDIKVVQPNVQNTDSIHVKIFH; translated from the coding sequence ATGAAGAAAATCATCCCCATCCTACTAATAGCTTCGGTGCTCTTTTATGTGTCATCTTGCGAAAAGGACGATATATGTGTTGACGGAGATACACCGCTCATGATCATCGGTTTTTATGATATTGAAGATACCACGGCTTTTAAAGCCGTTCAATCCATACGCATCAGGAGTATCGATATAGACAGTATTTTGTCCAACCAATCCTTTAATGACAGGTCCAACATCCCGGATTCTTTGCAGGTACCATTAAGAAGCACTGCCACGACCACTATGTATCAAATTATTTCAGAATCTGCCGATGATGAGGAAACGGAACTGGAAACCGGTAACATTGACACATTGACCATTTCTTATGAACTTGGAGAAGCCTTTATATCAAGGGCCTGCGGATTTGTGACCAATTACAACAACATATCCGTTGCCGTTACGGCAGGTGCAGAAAACTGGATTCAAGATATCAAGGTTGTCCAACCGAATGTACAAAACACCGATAGCATCCATGTCAAAATATTTCATTAG